Proteins encoded in a region of the Pieris rapae chromosome 10, ilPieRapa1.1, whole genome shotgun sequence genome:
- the LOC111000138 gene encoding multiple inositol polyphosphate phosphatase 1-like produces the protein MQLIFVNLFLSCISCVIGNFCYWNTGCPYKYLSSETPYNLVRGDIRDSVVKLNGCEPVSVWGIFRHGKRYPEASTGKTMQDAVSLRKCIISRYQRGHSSLCAQDIENLHNWQYNPAIFDDKQDITEEGRKEMLFLGKRFREAFPNIMSDLREANFRSAKGKWLENSIKEFVKGLGNPNLVIDPPKTAFDDIAPYLSCEKSLKNNPKMYTEIEKYLNTSDYLVVKDRIQRRTGLEKLTNDNVSALYNLCRYTWSGIDGTTSPWCALFTKDDLQVLEYEEDLKHYYENGYGLSINEIFGGMPLADLWRNFDRVRSGGGKKLVAYVTHAKTLDQIYTALGLFNDTNPLTARRDADRKWRSSIMSVYSGNLVAVLNKCTNEVDDYNIVFYMNEEPIRSICADGVCSWQEFEYKFRSFVNTNFDFCEFLN, from the exons ATGCAACTAATatttgtgaatttatttttgtcttgtATAAGTTGTGTTATTGGAAACTTTTGTTATTGGAATACTGGATgtccttataaatatttatctagtGAGACTCCATATAACTTAGTTCGGGGTGATATACGAGACTCTGTTGTCAAGTTGAATG GTTGTGAACCAGTTAGTGTTTGGGGAATATTCAGACATGGAAAACGATATCCCGAGGCGTCCACCGGCAAAACTATGCAAGACGCTGTGTCGTTacgaaaatgtattatttcaaGATATCAAAGGGGACACAGTTCATTGTGTGCTCAGGATATAGAAAATTTACACAATTGGCAATACAACCCGGCAATTTTCGATGACAAACAAGATATCACAGAGGAGGGCCGAAaggaaatgttatttttggGGAAGCGATTTAGAGAAGCATTTCCTAACATTATGAGCGACCTACGCGAGGCAAACTTCCGGTCTGCTAAGGGGAAGTGGTTAGAAAATAGTATTAAGGAATTCGTCAAAGGATTGGGTAATCCAAACTTAGTTATTGATCCGCCGAAGACAGCGTTTGATGATATTGCG CCTTATTTGAGTTGTGAAAAGTCGCTCAAAAACAACCCGAAAATGTACACAGAAATcgagaaatatttaaacaccTCCGACTATCTTGTT GTCAAAGATCGAATACAACGTCGCACTGGATTAGAAAAGCTGACAAACGACAATGTCTCTGCCTTGTATAATCTATGCCGCTATACATGGTCTGGCATTGACGGCACAACTAGTCCCTGGTGCGCACTTTTCACAAAGGACGACTTGCAAGTCCTGGAATACGAAGAGGACTTAAAGCATTACTACGAAAATGGTTATGGCCTATCTATAAATGAAATCTTCGGAGGTATGCCTTTGGCAGATTTGTGGCGGAATTTCGACCGAGTGAGAAGCGGCGGGGGAAAGAAACTCGTTGCTTACGTCACTCACGCGAAAACCTTGGATCAAATTTATACAGCTTTAGGTCTTTTTAATGATACGAATCCGTTAACCGCGAGAAGAGATGCAGATAGAAAATGGCGGAGTAGTATTATGTCTGTGTATTCGGGGAACCTTGTTGCTGTATTAAacaa GTGTACAAACGAGGTGGACGATTATAACATCGTTTTTTACATGAACGAAGAGCCAATTAGATCAATCTGTGCCGATGGCGTATGTTCTTGGCAGGAGTTCGAATACAAATTTAGGTCATTTGTTAATACAAATTTCgatttttgtgaatttttaaattag